TGTTATGTCGTCATAGCTAGAACTGATGCAGTAGTGAGTGCTTGCTTCAACTAATCAAAGCTATTTTGACATTCCGGTCCCCATATAAATTTTGCATTTTTCTTCATCAAAGATGTCAAGTGTATTGCAATAGACGAAAAACCCTTGATGAACTTACGATAGTAGCCAGCCAAACCCAAGAAACTGTGGATTTCCGTCACACTTCTAGGCACTAGCCATTTTTTCACTGACTCGACCTTAGATGGGTCGACCTCTACTCTCTTTTTTGacacaatgtggcctaagaatgccaccctctctagccaaaactcacacttgctgaacaTTGCATATAATTTCAGATCTCATAATACTTTCAAGGTCGTCTTAAAGTGCTAATCATGCTCCTCTcggctcttggaatagatcaaaatatcatcgataaagaCAATAATAAAATGATCGAGATAGGGCAGAAATACGCGATatatgagatccatgaagatcgccggAGTATTAGTCAATCCAAAATGCTTCACAAAAAACTCATAAAGCCCATAACGCGTTCTGAAATTCGTCTTTGAaaatactgaagctccttgAAATTGATCGAAAAAAATCTTCGATTCGGGGtaatggatacttattcttcactgtcACTCTATTCAACTCTCTGTAGTCGATGCACAGCCTTATGCTCCCATCATTTTTTTAACAAGCAGTACTGACGCGCCCCTTGGAAAGAAACAAGGGCGAATAAATCCCTTGTCTAGCagctcttgaatttgatcttttaattccttCATCTCGGTACGTGACAGGCAATATGGTGCCTCAGAAATCGGCACGGTACAAGACATCAACTTAATAacaaattccacctctcgctcgggtgggaTACCAGAAACATCGTCGGAGAACACGTTCGGAAATTCCTTGACAATCTCCACATCCTCGACCGACCGATTGTCAGTGTTGGGTACATATATAATACTAGCATGAAAACCTTGACAACCTCTCCAGATAAGCTTCTTTGCAAGGATGCAGGAAATGATTTGCGGCATTTGATTGTTTCGTGCAGCCTCAAAGATGAACGCTTTATCATTGGGCAGTCTAATAGATACTGACCTCCATTGGAAATCCATAGTAGCTCCGTTCAGTgtgagccaatccattcccaaaataatgtcgaactcgGGCATTGGTAATACAATAAGGTCTGCTCGAAAGGCATTTCTCTGCAATTTGAGTTCCACATCCTTAATCATGATTGTAGAGACCATACGTTTGTCAAAAGGCACTGTAACTCTGAATCCCAACTCTACGTCCATTGGAAAGATTCCCAATCGTTTCACGAATGATTcggatatgaaagaatgtgtagTTCCATAATCTAGAAAAGCGTAGGTAGCTACGCCCTCTAATAAAACTCTGCTTGTGATAATGTTCGCATTATTCTCGATTAAGGCCATAAAGTTTTAGAAATTTCCTACCTTCTAGGCGTTTCTAGTTTCCCCATATTAGCATCTCAAcccttaaatttcaaaattttccaaaagaCCCCTTAATATTTCAAAACTTGTACATTAGTCctaggaaattttgaattttgccAATTAACCTCTAAAAATTTTCGAATCATACTAATTTTTCCTCAATAATTtacgaaaattttatttagtcCCTTTAATTTTCAATCTTCTACAATTTGATCCAAATGGTTAATGTTTGAaagaattcatttccttaaacCCTAGAATTTGAAACATGCAATTCTAAGTCATCAAGTTGCATGCACCTTAATTCAATTCTAGCATTCATGCTTATTATCTCAAGAAATAAGGATATTTAAAATGCTTGAATAGTCGGAGTACCTGTAATAAGCGTAGTTTCTGGCTCCACTTGCTCAGCGTACATCACATAGGCCCTTCCAGTCGTGGGTTGCTTAAGCTTTGCGTTGCTTAGGCCCTTCCACATTTAAAGAACTTGTAggtgccccacatgcacttgctgTAGTGATGGCGATTGAACTCCTTGCAAAGTGGCCTTTCCTCAGTCTTTGGGACGTTTTCTTTAGGAGGCTATCCTTGTGGTTTGTATTGTCCTAGCCGCTTCGGTGGTCCCGTAAAGGGATTCTTGTTCTGCTAACTTGATTGATGGTTACGGTTTCTTTTGCACTTCATCTCCCAGTCAATGTCTTTCAGAGATTGCTCGGATCGAAAGGCTTTAGCAACGACAGTAGTATAGTCAATAGAGTCAACGAGCATCACATCTCGACGGATCGTCGGCCTCAATCCATCCAAAAAATGTCGTAACTTCTCCGCAGCATCATTggcaatcaagggcacaaaataacagcccctatcaaacttctgcacaaactcagcaacagtcAAGTACCCTGgtggagactcataaactctctcttcaaTCTTGAACGAACGTCGGTAGTGAAATATTTATCATAGAATATCCTCTTGAAATCCTCCCAAGACAGAGTCACTAGATTCACTCCTCGctccgctccctcccaccataaggaagcgtcGCCCTTCAGCTGAAAGATTGTACAACGAACTCGATCAGCATCCGTCATATCCATATACCTAAAGATCACCTCTAAAGAtataatccatccctcagccacgaatggatcagtagtgccagaAAAATCCTCGGGGTTCATCCTCCTAAATCGCTCATAGAATGCTTCCGGTCGGACTCTCGCACCATTTCCCACGTTCTGCTCTAGTAAACGAGCTATACCAGTTAGTACACGGGCACTAGCATCCTAATTAGGTGGAGGATGTGGAATCTCCTCCTCCTGCATGTCCTCATTATTAATACGACGAACCcgtctaggaggcatctctgtaCAAATCGTCCGtaccacgtaaccaacatgcttttaacattttaaatgaaACATGCATCTAACCTCGTATCTAATGtatcaaaaaaatcatttagagttcagcgtataaaatcaaaagcagtaaaaactcacagAATTGAGGCGTGACTTATTGAGATTCTCGGAGTGGCAGTAACACAACCCTTTCGGGatcctttgctctgataccatctgaaacgtccactactttttaactttaaaatcctactaacattaaaaaaaatattgaacaccAAATTTGAACTTCATAATTAAAaaacttaacattttcataatccaaaataatttaacataaatttaaagtgcataaaatccctaaatcgtaaattaacaaaaaatccTATTTCAACCATTAATATGATCaaaattaacttcaaaataaagatgaaaatctctaataaatcattaacaaaatctttaTTTCAAAACTTTACTGGCAAGATAATGCGAAAAATAgatgtccctcgggagtgtactgccgaactcgatccactcaagtgtCAGCCTCTCCCTCaatctcatcctcacctgcaacattcaaacctagtgagtctaatgactcg
This sequence is a window from Primulina huaijiensis isolate GDHJ02 chromosome 13, ASM1229523v2, whole genome shotgun sequence. Protein-coding genes within it:
- the LOC140991175 gene encoding uncharacterized protein, which codes for MALIENNANIITSRVLLEGVATYAFLDYGTTHSFISESFVKRLGIFPMDVELGFRVTVPFDKRMVSTIMIKDVELKLQRNAFRADLIVLPMPEFDIILGMDWLTLNGATMDFQWRSVSIRLPNDKAFIFEAARNNQMPQIISCILAKKLIWRGCQGFHASIIYVPNTDNRSVEDVEIVKEFPNVFSDDVSGIPPEREVEFVIKLMSCTVPISEAPYCLSRTEMKELKDQIQELLDKGFIRPCFFPRGASVLLVKKMMGA